One Scyliorhinus canicula chromosome 12, sScyCan1.1, whole genome shotgun sequence genomic region harbors:
- the LOC119974963 gene encoding TNF receptor-associated factor 4-like translates to MPGYDYKFLEKPKRRFQCPLCNKPMREPVQVSTCGHRFCDTCLQEFLSEGVFKCPEDQLPLDYAKIYPDPELEGLILALPIRCIHSEEGCRWTGQIKQLQLHLSTCPFNVIPCPNRCTIKLSRRDLAEHLQHDCPKRRVKCEYCGSDFTGEGYENHQGICPQESVYCENKCGARMMRRLLSQHCLTDCPKRTQPCKFCGKEFVFDTIQNHQYQCPRYPVACPNQCGVSNVAREDLANHLRDNCNTAMVLCPFKDAGCKHRCHKIAMSRHIDESVKMHLNIMCSLVNRQRQDILELRREVEELSVGSDGVLIWKITDYSRKLQETKLRNNYEFFSPPFYTHRYGYKLQVSAFLNGNGSGEGTHLSVYIRVLPGEYDNLLEWPFAYKVTFSIMDQSDPSLSKPQHITETFTPDPNWKNFQKPLNSRNSMDESTLGFGYPKFISHEEIKKRNYIRDNSIFIRASVEIPQKIIA, encoded by the exons TGAGGGTGTGTTTAAATGTCCCGAAGACCAGCTTCCACTTGACTACGCAAAG ATCTATCCTGATCCAGAGCTGGAAGGCCTAATCCTGGCCCTACCCATTCGctgcattcacagtgaggagggcTGCAGATGGACGGGACAAATTAAACAGCTGCAG ctccaTCTTTCGACATGCCCGTTCAACGTGATACCGTGTCCAAACCGTTGCACAATCAAGTTGAGCAGGAGGGACCTAGCTGAACACCTGCAGCACGATTGTCCGAAGCGTCGCGTCAAGTGCGAATACTGTGGCAGTGACTTCACTGGGGAAGGTTATGAG AATCACCAGGGAATTTGCCCTCAGGAGAGCGTGTACTGTGAAAACAAATGCGGGGCCAGGATGATGAGGCGCCTGCTTTCCCAACATTGCCTTACAGACTGTCCAAAGCGCACACAGCCCTGCAAATTCTGCGGCAAGGAGTTTGTGTTCGATACGATACAG AATCACCAATATCAATGCCCACGATACCCGGTAGCCTGTCCCAACCAGTGCGGAGTGTCAAACGTTGCCAGGGAGGATCTTGCCAATCACCTGAGAGACAACTGCAACACCGCCATGGTACTTTGCCCCTTCAAGGACGCAGGCTGCAAACATCGG TGCCACAAGATTGCAATGAGCAGACACATTGATGAAAGTGTGAAAATGCATCTGAATATAATGTGCAGCCTTGTGAATCGCCAGCGCCAGGATATCTTGGAGCTACGGCGCGAAGTGGAGGAACTCTCGGTTGGCAGTGATGGTGTTCTGATCTGGAAGATAACCGACTATTCGCGCAAGCTGCAGGAAACCAAACTGCGCAACAACTATGAGTTTTTCAGCCCCCCGTTTTATACCCACCGCTATGGCTACAAGCTGCAGGTGTCAGCGTTCCTCAATGGAAACGGGAGCGGGGAGGGGACCCACTTGTCAGTCTACATCCGTGTCCTGCCCGGCGAGTACGACAACCTGCTGGAGTGGCCCTTTGCTTACAAGGTGACCTTCTCCATAATGGACCAGAGTGACCCGTCACTCTCGAAACCGCAGCACATCACAGAAaccttcacccctgaccccaactGGAAGAACTTCCAGAAGCctctaaactccaggaactccatgGATGAAAGTACACTTGGTTTTGGATACCCCAAATTCATTTCTCACGAGGAGATCAAGAAGAGGAACTACATCAGGGACAATTCTATCTTCATTCGAGCTTCAGTGGAGATCCCACAGAAGATTATAGCATGA